The genomic region CTCGCTCTGCAGGATCTCGATGGCGCGGTCAACGCCCTCGCGCCCGCCGGCCATGAGGCCGTACAGGTACGCGCGGCCGATCATCGTGAACTTGGCGCCGAGCGCGACGGCTGCAACAACATCCGCACCGGACATGATGCCCGTGTCGAGGTGGATCTCGGTGTCGTTTCCGACCTCGCGAACGACCTCTGGCAGCAGGTGGAAGGGGATGGGGGCGCGGTCGAGCTGGCGGCCGCCGTGGTTCGAGAGGGTGATGCCGTCGACGCCCATTGCGGTGAGGCGCTTGGCATCTTCGAGGTTCTGCACGCCCTTGACCACAACTTTGCCTGGCCACTGGTCGCGAATCCAGGCCAGGTCGTCAAAGTCGACGGTTGGGTCAAACATGGTGTCGAGCAGCTCGGCGACGGTGCCAGACCAGCGGTCGATCGAGGCGAAGGCGAGGGGCTCTGTGGTGAGGAAGTCGATCCACCACCACGGGCGAGGCAGGGCGTTGATGACGGTTCCTGGCGTGAGCGCCGGCGGAATCGACATGCCGTTGCGCTTATCGCGGTGGCGGGCGCCTGCAACGGGAACGTCAACCGTCACGAGGAGGGTGTCGTAGCCTGCCTTGGCGGCCCGGTCTACGAGCGCCATCGAGCGGTCGCGGTCCTTCCACATGTAGAGCTGGAACCAGTTGCGCCCGTTGGGGTTGGCTGCCTTCACGTCTTCAATGGATGAGGTGCCCATGGTTGACAGGGCAAACGGGATGCCTGCCGCGCCTGCAGCGGATGCCCCTGCGATTTCACCCTCGGTCTGCATCATGCGAGTGAAGCCGGTTGGCGCGATACCAAACGGCATCGAAACGGTGTCGCCGAGCACTTCGGTG from Lysinibacter cavernae harbors:
- a CDS encoding alpha-hydroxy acid oxidase, which encodes MVQRRFPNPRDLAPLMQFKMPELNGRKRRLDSALTIYDLRDIAKRRTPKAPFDYTDGSAESEISLARARQAFEDIEFHPSILRNVENASTHTEVLGDTVSMPFGIAPTGFTRMMQTEGEIAGASAAGAAGIPFALSTMGTSSIEDVKAANPNGRNWFQLYMWKDRDRSMALVDRAAKAGYDTLLVTVDVPVAGARHRDKRNGMSIPPALTPGTVINALPRPWWWIDFLTTEPLAFASIDRWSGTVAELLDTMFDPTVDFDDLAWIRDQWPGKVVVKGVQNLEDAKRLTAMGVDGITLSNHGGRQLDRAPIPFHLLPEVVREVGNDTEIHLDTGIMSGADVVAAVALGAKFTMIGRAYLYGLMAGGREGVDRAIEILQSEIVRTMKLLGVNSIDELNPSHVTQLQRLSPRLVAPATAAAAAKATAKKK